A single region of the Montipora foliosa isolate CH-2021 unplaced genomic scaffold, ASM3666993v2 scaffold_447, whole genome shotgun sequence genome encodes:
- the LOC137989214 gene encoding uncharacterized protein, protein MYLSVGYIDDSYLQGKAFVACQENVTDAVNIFQDLGITIHPEKSILVPRRKLIFLGFILDSQFMRSFLTTGNVDSLIAAAQALLLRKSPTIREVTEVIGKMVASFRGVQLGPLYYRQLENDKIKALREKYGNFDRPMVISGTARADLKWWINNIHTSYKPIRVAPPVMELESDASRLGWGAVRGDRSTGGTWTDKEKLQHINVLELQAAFFALKVFCKEITKAHVKLFSDNTTTVTYINNMGDSHSLHCNALTQDMWLWCIDKGIWLSSAHLPGSQNIQADRASRIFHDQTERNINQDIFHKIRSQLIKPGVDLNFQLDRYVSWKPDPRKLAVDAFTLDWSSFPPFSVLGRVVQRIQEDMAEGILLIPNWPTQPWFPKVMRLLVKEPFLLPKNSQLLQLPYNKTAVRPLVGKLTLLACLLSGNPCKAREFRHTLSTSLCHPGGNQRSVSMEHICRSGRTSVVDGVLIQFQQL, encoded by the coding sequence atgtacttgTCTGTGGGCTACATAGATGATTCATATTTGCAGGGGAAAGCATTTGTTGCATGCCAAGAGAATGTTACAGATGctgttaacatttttcaagaccTTGGTATAACTATTCATCCTGAGAAATCAATACTTGTTCCTAGAAGGAAACTAATTTTTCTAGGATTCATTTTGGATTCTCAATTTATGCGTAGCTTCTTAACTACTGGAAATGTTGATTCTTTGATAGCAGCTGCTCAAGCCTTACTTTTGAGAAAATCACCAACCATACGAGAGGTTACTGAAGTTATTGGTAAAATGGTGGCAAGTTTCCGTGGGGTACAGTTAGGACCTCTTTATTATCGGCAATTGgaaaatgataaaatcaaagcaCTCAGAGAGAAATATGGGAATTTTGACAGACCAATGGTCATTTCAGGGACTGCTAGAGCAGACCTCAAGTGGTGGATTAATAACATTCACACTAGCTATAAACCCATTCGTGTGGCCCCTCCAGTTATGGAGTTAGAATCAGATGCCTCACGTCTTGGTTGGGGGGCAGTGCGTGGAGATAGATCCACTGGTGGAACTTGGACTGACAAGGAAAAGTTGCAACACATTAATGTCTTAGAATTACAAGCTGCCTTCTTTGCACTGAAAGTATTTTGTAAAGAGATAACAAAAGCACATGTTAAATTATTCTCAGATAACACTACCACAGTAACTTATATTAACAATATGGGTGACAGTCATTCGTTACATTGCAATGCCTTAACACAAGACATGTGGCTTTGGTGTATAGACAAAGGCATTTGGCTATCCTCCGCACATCTTCCAGGTAGCCAAAACATTCAGGCTGATCGGGCATCCAGAATATTTCACGATCAAACAGAACGGAATATAAATCAAGACATTTTTCACAAGATAAGATCACAACTAATTAAACCAGGAGTTGAtctaaattttcaacttgataGATACGTCTCGTGGAAACCTGACCCTAGGAAGTTGGCAGTGGATGCCTTTACTCTTGACTGGAGTTCTTTTCCCCCATTTAGTGTTTTGGGCAGGGTAGTGCAGAGGATTCAAGAGGACATGGCCGAAGGAATATTATTGATCCCAAACTGGCCCACCCAGCCATGGTTTCCCAAAGTAATGAGATTATTGGTGAAAGAACCTTTTCTTCTTCCCAAAAACAGTCAGCTGCTCCAACTGCCATACAACAAGACAGCAGTTCGTCCACTGGTAGGCAAACTAACCCTTCTGGCATGTCTGTTATCCGGGAATCCTTGCAAAGCAAGGGAATTCCGCCACACACTCTCAACATCATTATGTCATCCTGGCGGGAATCAACGCAGCGTCAGTATGGAACATATTTGCAGAAGTGGCAGAACTTCTGTAGTCGACGGAGTGTTGATCCAATTTCAACAACTATAA